From one Thermatribacter velox genomic stretch:
- a CDS encoding carbohydrate ABC transporter permease — MFKKKKWAPFFFIAPAVIILLLLVIFPLVYSLGVSFTNWNIVRGGKWKFVGLGNYAYIFLKDPYFRTSLKVTLIYVISVVALETILGLIVAMLLNRPMRKIGLLRTALVLPTTMTPVVVGIIWRLLYNPELGTLNYFLELFGFQPLNWLGDPSTALPSVIVADVWEWTPFMALILLAGLQSLPHDPFEAALVDGASSFQIFRYVTFPLLLPTLIVAVLLRTMDAFKTFDLIFVLTKGGPGMSTEVLSYYTYRYGFKFFHIGRASAYSYVLLIIVIAITQLLLRFIREGEER; from the coding sequence GTGTTCAAAAAGAAAAAGTGGGCTCCTTTCTTTTTTATAGCTCCTGCGGTTATCATACTCCTTTTATTGGTAATTTTCCCGCTGGTTTATTCTTTGGGAGTGAGTTTCACTAACTGGAACATAGTGAGGGGTGGCAAATGGAAGTTTGTAGGGTTGGGTAACTATGCCTATATTTTCTTAAAAGACCCTTATTTCAGGACTTCCCTAAAAGTAACTTTGATTTATGTTATATCCGTTGTTGCTCTTGAAACCATTTTGGGACTTATTGTAGCAATGCTTCTTAATAGGCCTATGCGAAAAATAGGTCTATTAAGAACTGCTTTGGTATTACCTACCACGATGACTCCGGTGGTGGTAGGGATTATTTGGAGGCTTCTTTATAATCCGGAATTGGGTACTTTGAATTACTTTTTAGAATTGTTTGGGTTTCAGCCTCTTAACTGGTTAGGGGATCCTTCTACTGCTTTGCCAAGTGTCATAGTGGCCGACGTTTGGGAATGGACACCCTTTATGGCTCTTATTCTTCTTGCTGGATTACAGTCTTTACCTCACGATCCCTTCGAAGCTGCACTTGTTGACGGTGCAAGTTCTTTTCAAATTTTCCGTTATGTAACTTTTCCTCTGCTTCTTCCTACCCTGATTGTTGCCGTGTTGCTTAGAACAATGGACGCTTTTAAGACCTTTGATTTGATTTTCGTCCTGACCAAAGGAGGACCTGGAATGAGTACAGAGGTATTGAGCTATTACACTTATAGATATGGGTTCAAATTTTTCCACATTGGTCGAGCTTCTGCGTATTCCTACGTTCTTCTGATTATTGTTATTGCTATTACTCAGTTGCTTTTAAGATTCATCAGGGAAGGAGAAGAAAGATGA
- a CDS encoding NAD-dependent succinate-semialdehyde dehydrogenase: MLEYHSLVSGEWVKGSEGVINVIDPSCGKVFATVSKLGRGQVAEAIERAHQGFKEWSRTPALERSRALLKCAVKVRERSEEIGKLLAQEQGKSFVDARKEVLGAADCLEYYGYLAVNILGEVPPPNALNLRSIAIRQPVGVVFAVAAWNYPVSLISWKVAPALAAGCTVVVKPSRETPLSTIEFIRACVDSGLPENVLHVINGDNEVISEEVFVNPRVRLIALTGSTDTGKKFIEASARNVKRLILELGGHSPFIVFADADFDKAVKDGVKRAFRNAGQICNSVNRIFVEESIKDAFIKSFVEQTQKLRLGGAFDEPPPDLGPMVNEAGVRRMEEFVEDAVKKGAQVLCGGKRPTEQRLQQGFYFEPTVLVNVSPDMKIMQEEPFGPLVAIDSFKTVEEAVEKANSVRYGLVAYLYTRDMGRAFQVAEALEWGSVAVNNINPDSLFAPYPGWKESGIGLELGHYGLEEYLEWKHIKLEVM, translated from the coding sequence ATGCTGGAATATCATTCTTTGGTTAGTGGGGAGTGGGTAAAGGGTAGCGAGGGAGTAATAAATGTTATCGATCCTTCCTGTGGAAAGGTTTTTGCTACTGTTTCTAAGCTTGGTAGAGGGCAGGTTGCTGAAGCTATTGAAAGAGCTCATCAAGGATTTAAAGAGTGGTCGCGTACTCCGGCCCTTGAGCGAAGTAGGGCGCTTCTCAAATGTGCAGTTAAAGTTAGGGAGCGTTCGGAAGAAATAGGAAAGCTTCTTGCTCAGGAACAGGGGAAAAGTTTTGTGGATGCTCGCAAAGAAGTGCTTGGTGCTGCGGATTGCCTCGAATATTATGGGTATCTTGCGGTCAACATTTTGGGAGAAGTACCTCCCCCTAATGCTTTGAATTTGCGTAGCATTGCTATTCGTCAACCTGTGGGTGTAGTTTTCGCGGTTGCTGCCTGGAATTATCCGGTTAGCCTTATTTCCTGGAAAGTTGCTCCGGCACTTGCGGCAGGTTGCACGGTGGTTGTTAAGCCTTCTCGAGAAACTCCGCTTTCTACAATAGAGTTTATACGTGCTTGTGTAGATTCCGGGTTGCCCGAAAATGTTTTGCACGTTATAAACGGCGATAATGAAGTTATCAGCGAAGAGGTTTTCGTTAACCCCAGGGTTCGGCTGATAGCACTTACTGGTTCTACTGATACTGGCAAAAAATTTATAGAGGCTTCCGCTCGAAATGTAAAGCGCTTAATTCTTGAGCTCGGTGGTCATTCGCCTTTCATTGTGTTTGCTGATGCAGATTTTGATAAAGCGGTGAAAGATGGGGTGAAGAGGGCTTTTCGGAATGCTGGCCAGATCTGTAACTCAGTAAATCGCATTTTTGTTGAGGAAAGCATAAAAGACGCTTTTATAAAAAGTTTTGTCGAGCAAACTCAAAAACTGCGCCTTGGAGGGGCGTTTGATGAGCCACCTCCCGATCTTGGTCCTATGGTGAACGAAGCTGGTGTAAGGAGGATGGAGGAATTTGTTGAAGATGCTGTGAAAAAAGGAGCTCAGGTATTATGTGGAGGCAAACGACCTACAGAGCAGCGCTTGCAGCAGGGCTTTTACTTCGAACCCACTGTTTTGGTTAATGTTTCTCCCGATATGAAAATAATGCAGGAAGAACCGTTTGGGCCTCTGGTGGCGATAGATTCTTTTAAGACCGTAGAAGAAGCGGTTGAAAAAGCTAATTCAGTCCGTTACGGGCTGGTAGCCTATCTTTATACCAGAGATATGGGGAGGGCTTTCCAAGTCGCAGAAGCCCTGGAATGGGGTTCGGTAGCGGTTAATAATATCAATCCGGATAGCTTATTTGCACCCTATCCGGGATGGAAAGAAAGTGGCATCGGCCTTGAACTCGGCCACTATGGTTTGGAAGAGTACCTGGAGTGGAAACACATTAAACTGGAGGTGATGTGA
- a CDS encoding sugar phosphate isomerase/epimerase family protein, translating to MKKQNFQLKDDLVIRQFIEVRKKPDFKERIEGGEKIRLSWSNWGFGLEPLEVSCARLSKFGVRYIELHGNRYGPDLGYKTQEVKKILDDYGIKVSGVCGMVNADSELSSNKPHVIQRSIDYFRRQIDMCAELGGTYVLFSPAAVGRPQKYDDSEFYRAGDALRILGDYFLQNGVRAAIEPVRSAEVSFCHTFREALELINYVNHPGVQHIGGDLYHMWVEEEHISTTLIEYGKYLTNLHLADSNRRALGKGFMDIDLVIMALYVIGYNRPDCFVTAEPLGPGADPYPAMWGKHDPKMLDELVRQTATYFYEREKEVLQASDEELLR from the coding sequence TTGAAGAAACAAAATTTTCAATTAAAAGATGATCTGGTTATCAGGCAATTCATTGAAGTTAGAAAAAAACCGGACTTTAAGGAGAGAATTGAGGGGGGAGAGAAGATACGTCTTTCCTGGAGTAACTGGGGTTTTGGTTTGGAGCCTTTGGAAGTTTCCTGTGCTCGCTTGAGTAAGTTTGGGGTTCGCTATATCGAACTGCATGGTAATCGTTATGGTCCAGATTTGGGCTACAAAACTCAGGAAGTTAAAAAGATCCTTGACGATTACGGAATAAAGGTATCTGGAGTATGTGGTATGGTCAATGCGGACAGTGAGCTGTCCAGTAATAAACCCCATGTGATACAGCGCTCTATCGACTATTTCCGCAGGCAGATCGATATGTGCGCTGAACTTGGTGGGACGTATGTGCTTTTCTCCCCTGCTGCAGTAGGGCGTCCTCAAAAATACGATGATAGCGAATTCTATCGTGCAGGTGATGCCCTGCGAATCTTGGGTGATTATTTCTTACAAAATGGTGTTCGAGCAGCTATTGAGCCGGTACGCTCGGCAGAAGTTAGCTTTTGCCACACCTTTCGTGAGGCTTTAGAGCTTATTAACTATGTAAACCATCCTGGTGTTCAGCATATCGGAGGAGATCTTTACCATATGTGGGTGGAAGAGGAACACATTTCCACTACCCTGATTGAATATGGCAAGTATCTAACTAACCTGCATCTTGCGGATTCCAACCGCAGGGCTCTTGGTAAAGGCTTTATGGATATCGATTTGGTGATCATGGCTCTTTATGTGATTGGTTATAATCGTCCTGACTGTTTTGTTACTGCGGAACCTCTTGGTCCTGGGGCAGACCCTTATCCTGCAATGTGGGGTAAACACGATCCAAAAATGCTGGATGAGCTGGTCAGACAAACTGCGACTTATTTTTATGAGCGAGAAAAGGAAGTCCTTCAGGCAAGCGATGAGGAGTTGTTGAGGTAA
- a CDS encoding FGGY-family carbohydrate kinase gives MSELQGVLVVDIGTETVRSALIDREGKILALAGRNPSFSSPRPSWAEQSPREWWELSVACMRELLERFPDFEVLAIGVSAQMHAVCPVDSHGNLLLQLVPIWCDKRSLSVCKRVASLLSPEKQIEKTANLIIPNWIGPKVAWIKENLPEVYRHAAYFLTAKDYLNYLLTGEIATDFSEASGTFLFSWEKKTWDDDLFELFGLDKEKFPQIIPSFKVIGTTKEDINELLGLKNSVPVVCGAGDMLCLLLGGGMFEEGRSCDVGGTASDVSVFTPSPLLSQKLMNLHHAIPGWISFGILDSGGGSVRWLRDALYRLGSNNGSASYQLIDEEAAQVPPGAEGLMFFPYLLGERLLGSPNARGVFLGILPHHRRAHFARAVLEGVCFDLKMSLDEIERLFPGEIKEMSCIGGGARSDLWSQIKADIYQKEVFTLVESEGGILGAGILAFSGFSGIAPQEVARTWVKEKKRFHPSDTGEYEKTYKRFKEMHDLLQPVFERFGEEVS, from the coding sequence ATGTCTGAGCTTCAGGGAGTTTTGGTGGTAGACATCGGAACCGAAACGGTGCGCAGTGCTCTTATTGATAGAGAGGGTAAAATCCTGGCACTTGCAGGCAGAAATCCTTCCTTTTCTTCCCCACGCCCGTCCTGGGCTGAGCAAAGTCCTCGGGAATGGTGGGAACTCTCGGTAGCTTGCATGAGGGAGCTTTTGGAGCGTTTTCCCGATTTTGAAGTTCTTGCTATTGGTGTAAGTGCACAGATGCATGCTGTATGCCCTGTGGATTCTCATGGCAATTTACTCCTGCAACTGGTTCCTATCTGGTGTGACAAGCGCTCTTTGAGTGTATGTAAGCGAGTGGCTTCGTTGCTGAGTCCAGAAAAACAGATTGAAAAGACTGCTAATTTGATAATACCCAACTGGATTGGCCCCAAAGTAGCCTGGATAAAAGAAAACCTCCCTGAAGTTTATAGACACGCAGCTTATTTTCTTACTGCCAAAGACTACCTTAATTATTTGCTGACTGGAGAGATTGCTACTGATTTTTCGGAAGCTTCTGGGACCTTTCTCTTTTCGTGGGAGAAGAAAACCTGGGATGACGATCTTTTTGAGCTTTTCGGGTTAGATAAGGAAAAGTTTCCCCAAATCATTCCTTCTTTTAAGGTGATAGGTACTACCAAAGAGGATATTAACGAGCTTCTTGGCCTCAAGAATTCAGTGCCCGTAGTTTGTGGTGCGGGAGATATGCTCTGTTTACTTCTTGGAGGAGGAATGTTTGAGGAAGGTCGTTCCTGTGATGTGGGAGGAACAGCTTCGGATGTTTCGGTATTTACACCTTCTCCCCTTTTGTCGCAAAAGCTCATGAATTTGCATCATGCTATCCCGGGCTGGATAAGTTTTGGCATTCTTGACAGTGGCGGAGGTAGTGTGCGCTGGTTAAGAGATGCTCTGTATAGATTAGGAAGTAACAATGGATCAGCTTCTTACCAGCTCATCGATGAGGAAGCTGCTCAGGTGCCCCCAGGGGCTGAAGGGCTAATGTTTTTCCCCTATCTACTTGGTGAACGATTACTTGGTTCTCCAAACGCAAGAGGTGTTTTTCTGGGTATTTTACCTCATCATCGTCGTGCTCATTTTGCGAGGGCTGTTCTGGAAGGAGTTTGTTTTGACTTAAAGATGAGCCTTGATGAGATTGAGCGTCTTTTTCCAGGTGAAATAAAGGAAATGTCCTGCATCGGTGGTGGAGCCAGAAGCGATTTGTGGAGTCAGATTAAAGCTGATATTTATCAAAAGGAAGTTTTTACTCTGGTAGAAAGTGAAGGTGGTATCCTGGGAGCTGGTATTCTAGCTTTCTCCGGTTTTTCAGGAATTGCCCCCCAGGAAGTTGCCCGAACTTGGGTTAAAGAGAAAAAACGATTTCATCCTTCAGACACAGGAGAATATGAGAAGACCTATAAACGCTTTAAGGAGATGCACGATTTATTACAACCTGTTTTCGAGAGATTTGGAGAGGAGGTTTCTTAA
- a CDS encoding GntR family transcriptional regulator: MAHNDLPLYLKIYHQLREEIESGKYRVGDLLPSEEELAETFQASRTTIRNALQELEKDNFIFRKRGKGTIVQEPKTAQNLNYISSFTETLRSKGVEVATGTLTVELVPAPPKVAGALDLERGELVYLVQRTRIAGGLPIAFITNYLLPRMVPDLEKKKEALRTKGLYQLLEEEYGLRLHRAVETIEAYLSGPLEADLLHIPEKMPLFHTVRVVYLEDGIPFEVDISVIRADKYEYKVFLEGRPKENRRSLK; this comes from the coding sequence TTGGCTCATAACGATTTACCCCTTTATCTTAAAATTTACCATCAGCTCCGTGAAGAAATTGAAAGTGGCAAATACAGAGTTGGTGATCTTTTGCCCTCTGAAGAAGAACTGGCAGAGACCTTTCAGGCGAGTAGAACCACCATTCGCAATGCACTTCAGGAATTAGAAAAAGATAACTTCATTTTCAGGAAAAGGGGAAAAGGCACCATAGTTCAAGAACCCAAGACTGCCCAAAATCTAAACTACATTAGCTCCTTCACTGAAACCCTGCGTTCTAAAGGTGTAGAAGTTGCCACTGGTACGCTTACTGTTGAACTGGTTCCTGCTCCTCCCAAAGTAGCTGGGGCGCTGGATCTTGAGCGAGGAGAGCTTGTTTACCTGGTGCAACGTACTCGAATTGCTGGAGGCTTGCCCATTGCCTTTATTACCAACTATCTTCTTCCCCGCATGGTTCCCGATTTAGAAAAGAAAAAAGAAGCTCTTCGTACCAAAGGTTTATATCAGTTGCTTGAGGAGGAGTATGGCCTTAGGTTGCATAGGGCGGTTGAAACTATCGAGGCTTACCTGAGTGGCCCCCTGGAGGCGGACCTTTTGCATATTCCTGAAAAAATGCCTTTATTTCATACGGTAAGAGTTGTTTACCTTGAGGATGGGATTCCTTTTGAAGTGGATATCTCAGTTATCAGAGCCGACAAGTATGAATATAAGGTTTTTCTTGAGGGAAGGCCAAAAGAAAACAGGAGGTCTTTAAAATGA
- a CDS encoding carbohydrate ABC transporter permease, producing MIAGRKRVLDVLVWVGIGIVFLVVLFPPFMLFLTSIKTNVDALKYPPVWIFRPVASNYREIFRLIPFGHYLFNSLIVALVSTFIALSVGSLAAYGLARFRFKRSKDLSFWILSIRMTPPVAAAIPIFIIMRTLHLLDTYLALILAYCTFNIPFSVWLLRGFFQEIPREIEESAMVDGCSPFAAFWKISIPLIAPGIAATGIFTFIFSWNEFLFALILTGSRAQTVPVALTGFIRETGIMWSHMAAAGVLAMVPMVVFTALVQKNLVKGLTMGAIK from the coding sequence ATGATAGCAGGCCGAAAGAGGGTTCTTGATGTCTTGGTTTGGGTAGGTATAGGAATTGTGTTTTTGGTTGTGCTTTTTCCTCCGTTCATGCTTTTTTTGACTTCGATTAAAACCAATGTCGATGCTTTGAAATACCCTCCGGTTTGGATTTTCCGTCCGGTAGCTTCGAATTATAGAGAAATTTTTAGGCTCATCCCCTTTGGTCATTATTTATTTAATAGTTTGATAGTTGCTTTGGTCAGCACATTTATAGCGCTTTCAGTAGGTTCTTTGGCAGCTTATGGTTTAGCTCGTTTCCGCTTTAAGAGGTCGAAGGATCTTTCTTTCTGGATTTTGTCTATTAGAATGACACCTCCTGTTGCAGCTGCGATTCCTATTTTTATTATAATGAGGACTTTACATCTTCTTGATACTTATTTGGCCTTGATCCTTGCTTATTGTACTTTTAACATTCCCTTTTCAGTATGGCTATTGCGGGGGTTTTTTCAAGAAATACCTCGTGAGATAGAAGAAAGTGCTATGGTTGATGGCTGTTCTCCATTTGCTGCTTTCTGGAAAATTTCTATTCCGTTAATAGCGCCTGGTATAGCTGCTACAGGGATTTTCACCTTTATTTTTTCCTGGAATGAGTTTCTTTTTGCTCTTATTTTGACTGGTTCTCGCGCTCAAACGGTTCCTGTCGCCCTTACTGGTTTTATAAGGGAGACGGGAATTATGTGGAGCCACATGGCAGCAGCCGGGGTGCTGGCAATGGTGCCCATGGTAGTTTTTACGGCTCTTGTCCAGAAAAACTTGGTGAAAGGATTAACCATGGGGGCCATCAAGTAA
- a CDS encoding SDR family NAD(P)-dependent oxidoreductase, with product MELGFVGKVVVVTGAGAGIGAETARKFSEEGAKVIVADVDPVRGERVVKEIREKNGDALFVETDVSSLESVNNLFNEVVSHFGKVDILVNNAGIYAKGDILSFEEETYQKIMSVNVKGVLLCSKRAAEEMVKHKNGVIVNVASEAGLVAIANQMLYNLTKAAVISITKSCAVDLAPYGVRVNCVCPGTTYTPLVENALSKEQDPVAVRKKLEESRPLNRLGDPTEIATAILFLASPKMGYATGAVLSVDGGYTVW from the coding sequence ATGGAGTTGGGATTTGTAGGTAAAGTGGTTGTTGTCACAGGCGCTGGTGCAGGAATTGGTGCTGAGACAGCACGTAAATTTTCGGAAGAAGGAGCTAAGGTAATCGTAGCAGACGTGGATCCCGTGAGGGGTGAGAGGGTTGTAAAAGAAATTCGAGAAAAGAACGGAGACGCTCTTTTCGTTGAAACCGATGTTTCTTCGCTGGAAAGTGTAAACAATCTGTTTAATGAAGTAGTGAGTCATTTTGGCAAGGTTGATATTCTGGTCAATAATGCCGGTATTTATGCCAAGGGGGACATTCTTTCTTTTGAAGAAGAAACCTACCAGAAGATAATGAGTGTCAACGTGAAAGGAGTTTTACTCTGTTCTAAGAGAGCGGCTGAAGAAATGGTTAAGCACAAAAATGGAGTTATTGTTAATGTAGCTTCTGAGGCTGGGTTGGTAGCCATAGCTAACCAGATGCTTTATAATCTCACTAAAGCTGCAGTAATTTCCATTACCAAATCTTGTGCTGTGGATCTTGCGCCGTACGGGGTTAGAGTGAACTGTGTTTGTCCTGGTACTACCTACACTCCGCTTGTTGAGAATGCCTTGAGTAAAGAGCAAGACCCCGTGGCAGTAAGGAAAAAACTTGAAGAAAGCAGACCCTTAAACAGACTTGGAGACCCGACAGAAATTGCGACTGCCATATTGTTTTTGGCGTCTCCGAAGATGGGGTATGCCACGGGTGCTGTGCTAAGCGTTGACGGAGGATACACAGTATGGTAA
- a CDS encoding dimethylsulfonioproprionate lyase family protein, with protein MSYYKKNLSEVQPEKGSNTFEEVLSKIGSNVVRDTWMLLRESDSESQKIQVGYTVVYPGCSTRGHQHPPLEEVYFVLSGQGIMEIDQDRFEIKAGDVVYIPFGKFHRAENPHSHALSYVWVTVKKEG; from the coding sequence ATGAGTTATTACAAAAAAAATTTGTCAGAGGTTCAACCTGAAAAAGGAAGCAACACTTTTGAGGAAGTTCTGAGCAAAATTGGGAGTAATGTAGTGCGAGATACCTGGATGTTGCTTCGAGAAAGTGATTCCGAGTCGCAAAAGATTCAGGTAGGTTATACGGTAGTCTACCCAGGTTGTTCTACCCGGGGTCACCAACATCCTCCACTTGAAGAAGTGTACTTTGTGCTTTCTGGTCAAGGAATCATGGAGATAGACCAGGATAGATTTGAGATTAAAGCGGGAGACGTTGTGTACATACCTTTTGGAAAGTTTCACCGTGCTGAAAATCCTCACTCACATGCTCTTTCTTACGTTTGGGTTACTGTGAAAAAAGAGGGTTAA
- a CDS encoding extracellular solute-binding protein, which translates to MKNKAWIVGLAVVVLCFVMAVSWAAEYVFGTYTEKPFEGTTINVSMVAEPRSDALKKLLPEFEQLTGIKVNLEILPYPTLQEKQAVAVTQGTGAYDVVHVDCVWIGQYAGQGLVIPVEDFVKRTDPQVLALDDFIPSVLSEQGMWEGKLYGLPFIQAVFGLHYRTDIFEEFGLTPPNTWEEFRDTAAMLTEKLKDRGMTGLTFMGRRGVQLQCTYDNMLWSFGGEWYDENYNPTINSPEAVAALEYFKSLIPYAPSGVLTYDWDECANAFAQGKAAMNLQWQNSAPLCQDPSRSVIVGKFNFTLIPGKEQPDGSIKRTPTFGGWGLMIPKDSKNKEAAWEFIVWATTPEMEKKLAYAQPGARYSSLNDPELRAKFVEYEGMLKSLPLAKGRPRIPAYSELADALEVALSEAMTGVKDPQTALNEANARFEEILRLWGYLE; encoded by the coding sequence ATGAAAAACAAAGCTTGGATTGTGGGATTAGCTGTAGTGGTGCTTTGTTTTGTAATGGCGGTGAGCTGGGCGGCGGAATATGTGTTTGGTACCTATACAGAAAAACCGTTTGAGGGAACGACAATAAACGTATCGATGGTGGCAGAACCTCGCTCTGATGCTTTGAAAAAGTTGCTTCCAGAATTTGAGCAATTGACGGGTATTAAGGTTAACCTCGAAATTCTTCCCTATCCAACACTTCAAGAAAAACAGGCAGTAGCTGTTACACAGGGCACAGGAGCATACGATGTGGTGCATGTTGATTGCGTTTGGATTGGTCAATACGCTGGACAGGGATTGGTGATACCGGTTGAAGATTTTGTTAAAAGAACCGATCCCCAAGTACTTGCTCTTGATGATTTCATTCCCTCGGTTTTGAGTGAGCAGGGCATGTGGGAAGGAAAACTTTATGGTTTGCCTTTTATACAAGCAGTTTTTGGCCTTCACTATAGGACTGACATTTTTGAAGAGTTTGGCCTTACTCCTCCCAACACTTGGGAAGAATTCAGAGATACAGCGGCAATGTTGACCGAAAAACTCAAAGATAGGGGTATGACAGGACTTACTTTTATGGGGCGTCGGGGAGTACAACTTCAATGCACTTACGATAACATGCTCTGGTCGTTTGGCGGGGAATGGTATGACGAGAATTACAATCCTACTATAAACAGCCCGGAAGCAGTAGCAGCTCTTGAATACTTCAAGAGCTTGATTCCTTATGCACCTTCTGGTGTTTTGACTTATGACTGGGACGAATGCGCTAATGCTTTTGCTCAAGGGAAAGCGGCTATGAATCTCCAATGGCAGAACTCGGCTCCATTGTGTCAAGATCCTTCCAGGTCGGTTATAGTTGGCAAATTCAATTTTACCTTGATTCCTGGTAAGGAGCAGCCGGATGGCAGTATCAAACGTACACCCACTTTTGGTGGATGGGGTCTGATGATTCCCAAAGATTCCAAAAACAAAGAAGCTGCCTGGGAATTCATCGTTTGGGCTACCACACCTGAAATGGAGAAGAAACTGGCTTATGCTCAGCCAGGAGCACGCTATTCTTCACTTAATGACCCTGAACTTCGAGCTAAATTTGTAGAATACGAAGGAATGCTTAAGTCTTTGCCTCTTGCTAAAGGTCGTCCGAGAATACCTGCTTATTCAGAATTGGCTGATGCTTTAGAAGTTGCACTTTCTGAGGCTATGACGGGGGTCAAGGATCCGCAAACTGCTTTAAATGAGGCAAATGCCCGCTTTGAGGAGATTTTAAGACTCTGGGGCTATTTGGAATAA
- a CDS encoding sugar ABC transporter substrate-binding protein, translating into MLVVVLGGLSLSFAQEIPKITIGWTPPDITGVFKTATDFFNMAAEDAKKHGIEVEVITRAPAAHTAFADQIAILEDFIQRRVDVIAISPIEVEVVKPALREAKEAGIPVIVVNLLEPIEGVDVDCYIGFDNTVAGTISAYAVIDYFGGPGVLGEGEKVEVSPETFLDLAFWENLYTPEVIENLKDKIKARGAIIEGIAGGFFSTARLRGFHAVVDQFPGIEIVTTLPADWNREKAIKVTEDILSANPKGTLDFIWAASNEMGLGAMLTCERMERTEVKVFTNDGTPESVQRIREGRLIAETWHGFPEWGWYGTKYAVMLALGLKDQVPQFVDIRPRTEWQGNADMFYPNPKLEPIDWEAIKKAYLEK; encoded by the coding sequence GTGTTGGTTGTGGTGTTAGGTGGGTTATCTCTCTCTTTTGCTCAGGAAATTCCCAAAATTACCATAGGATGGACGCCACCGGATATTACTGGAGTTTTTAAGACAGCTACTGACTTTTTCAACATGGCTGCTGAGGACGCCAAAAAACATGGTATCGAGGTGGAAGTAATAACTCGTGCTCCTGCTGCTCATACCGCTTTTGCAGACCAGATTGCTATTTTGGAAGATTTTATCCAAAGAAGAGTGGATGTGATTGCTATTTCGCCTATTGAGGTAGAAGTGGTTAAACCTGCTCTTCGTGAAGCGAAAGAAGCAGGGATACCAGTTATAGTGGTTAATTTGCTGGAACCGATTGAAGGTGTGGATGTAGATTGCTACATTGGTTTTGACAACACGGTTGCTGGAACTATATCTGCTTACGCGGTAATAGACTATTTTGGTGGTCCTGGTGTGCTTGGTGAAGGAGAAAAAGTAGAAGTTTCCCCAGAAACTTTCCTGGACCTTGCTTTCTGGGAGAACCTTTATACGCCCGAAGTCATTGAAAATCTTAAGGATAAGATAAAAGCACGAGGTGCGATTATCGAAGGAATTGCTGGAGGATTCTTTTCTACAGCAAGATTAAGAGGTTTTCACGCAGTTGTAGATCAGTTTCCAGGTATTGAAATAGTAACCACCTTGCCTGCTGATTGGAACCGCGAAAAGGCAATCAAAGTGACCGAAGATATACTTTCTGCAAATCCCAAGGGGACTCTGGATTTCATATGGGCTGCTTCTAACGAAATGGGACTTGGTGCGATGCTTACTTGTGAGAGAATGGAAAGAACCGAGGTAAAAGTTTTCACCAATGACGGTACTCCGGAGTCGGTGCAGAGGATAAGAGAAGGAAGGCTTATAGCTGAGACCTGGCACGGCTTTCCAGAATGGGGTTGGTATGGTACAAAATATGCAGTGATGCTTGCCTTGGGACTTAAAGACCAGGTTCCCCAGTTTGTAGACATTAGACCTCGTACTGAATGGCAAGGCAATGCCGACATGTTCTATCCAAATCCCAAGCTTGAACCCATTGACTGGGAAGCTATAAAGAAAGCCTATCTCGAGAAATAA